A region of Burkholderiales bacterium JOSHI_001 DNA encodes the following proteins:
- a CDS encoding putative TIM-barrel fold metal-dependent hydrolase (PFAM: Amidohydrolase) encodes MSKPTTGDFSKTADWLDWCAGPAKPRFQLPPGSVDAHCHVFGPGAEFPYAPERKYTPCDASKAQLFALRDHLGFARNVVVQATCHGADNRAMVDACGASGGKARGVATVRRSISDAELHSLHAAGVRGVRFNFVKRLVDFTPKDELMEIAGRVAKLGWHVVIYFEAVDLPELWDFFTALPTTVVVDHMGRPDVSKPVDGPEFALFQRFMSEHPNVWSKVSCPERLSVTGPKGLNGEQAAYRDVVPFARRIVETFPDRVLWGTDWPHPNLKDHMPDDGLLVDFIPHIATTPELQQKLLVDNPMRLYWPEETR; translated from the coding sequence ATGAGCAAACCCACCACGGGCGATTTCAGCAAGACCGCGGACTGGCTGGACTGGTGCGCCGGCCCGGCGAAACCCCGCTTCCAACTGCCACCCGGCAGCGTGGACGCGCACTGCCATGTGTTCGGCCCCGGCGCTGAGTTTCCCTACGCCCCCGAGCGCAAGTACACGCCCTGCGACGCCAGCAAGGCGCAGCTGTTCGCGCTGCGCGACCACCTGGGTTTTGCCCGCAACGTGGTGGTGCAGGCCACCTGCCACGGCGCCGACAACCGCGCCATGGTGGACGCCTGCGGGGCCAGCGGCGGCAAAGCGCGCGGCGTGGCCACGGTCAGGCGCAGCATTTCCGATGCCGAACTGCACAGCCTGCACGCGGCCGGCGTGCGCGGCGTGCGCTTCAACTTCGTCAAGCGCCTGGTGGACTTCACGCCCAAGGACGAACTGATGGAGATTGCCGGCCGCGTCGCGAAGCTGGGCTGGCACGTGGTGATCTATTTCGAGGCGGTGGACCTGCCCGAGCTGTGGGACTTCTTCACTGCGCTGCCCACCACGGTGGTGGTGGACCACATGGGCCGTCCCGATGTGAGCAAGCCGGTGGACGGCCCCGAGTTCGCGCTGTTCCAGAGGTTCATGAGCGAACACCCGAATGTGTGGAGCAAGGTCAGCTGCCCGGAGCGCCTGTCGGTCACCGGACCGAAGGGACTGAACGGCGAGCAGGCGGCCTACCGCGACGTGGTGCCGTTCGCAAGGCGCATCGTCGAAACTTTCCCCGACCGCGTGCTGTGGGGCACCGACTGGCCGCACCCCAACCTGAAGGACCACATGCCCGACGACGGGCTGCTGGTGGACTTCATCCCGCACATCGCCACCACGCCCGAGCTGCAGCAGAAGTTGCTGGTGGACAACCCCATGCGCCTTTACTGGCCCGAGGAGACACGCTGA
- a CDS encoding protocatechuate 4,5-dioxygenase, alpha subunit (PFAM: Aromatic-ring-opening dioxygenase LigAB, LigA subunit~TIGRFAM: protocatechuate 4,5-dioxygenase, alpha subunit): MALDKPYKDIPGTTIFDAEQSRKGYWLNQFCMSLMKASNRERFKANERAYLDEWAMNEEQKQAVLARDLNRCIAAGGNIYFLAKIGATDGKSFQQMAGSMTGMTEEEYRNMMISGGRSAEGNRRIGEDGDAQAHRQPQRAAGRKG, encoded by the coding sequence ATGGCCCTGGACAAACCCTACAAGGACATTCCCGGCACCACCATCTTCGACGCCGAACAAAGCCGCAAGGGCTACTGGCTGAACCAGTTCTGCATGAGCCTGATGAAGGCCAGCAACCGCGAACGCTTCAAGGCCAACGAGCGCGCCTACCTGGACGAGTGGGCCATGAACGAAGAACAGAAGCAGGCGGTGCTCGCGCGCGACCTGAACCGCTGCATCGCCGCTGGCGGCAACATCTACTTCCTGGCCAAGATCGGCGCCACCGACGGCAAGAGCTTCCAGCAAATGGCCGGCAGCATGACCGGCATGACCGAAGAGGAATACCGCAACATGATGATCAGCGGCGGCCGCAGCGCCGAAGGCAACCGCCGCATCGGCGAAGACGGCGACGCGCAGGCGCACCGCCAACCCCAGCGCGCCGCCGGGCGCAAGGGCTGA
- a CDS encoding hypothetical protein (PFAM: Catalytic LigB subunit of aromatic ring-opening dioxygenase), with protein MARISASVYTSHVPAIGAALDLGKTQEPYWQPVFAGYDFSKQWLKDNQPDVIFLVFNDHATAFSLEMIPTFAIGTAASYQPADEGWGPRPVPVVQGHPELAAHIAQSVIQDDFDLTIVNKMDVDHGLTVPMSLMCGPQDAKQGAWPCPVIPFAVNVVQYPVPSGRRCFALGQAIRRAVESFDEPLNVQIWGTGGMSHQLQGPRAGLINREWDQRFLDRLIAEPAALSQLPHIDYVREAGSEGIELVMWLIARGAMADVAGGPAPKVAHRFYHVPASNTAVGHLILENQA; from the coding sequence ATGGCCCGCATCAGCGCATCGGTCTACACCAGCCACGTGCCCGCCATCGGCGCGGCCCTGGACCTGGGCAAGACGCAGGAGCCGTACTGGCAACCCGTGTTCGCCGGCTACGACTTTTCCAAGCAGTGGCTGAAGGACAACCAGCCCGACGTCATCTTCCTGGTCTTCAACGACCACGCCACGGCCTTCAGCCTGGAGATGATTCCCACCTTTGCCATCGGCACGGCGGCTTCGTACCAGCCGGCCGACGAAGGCTGGGGCCCGCGCCCGGTGCCGGTGGTGCAGGGCCACCCGGAACTGGCGGCGCACATCGCGCAAAGCGTGATCCAGGACGACTTCGACCTGACCATCGTGAACAAGATGGACGTGGACCACGGCCTGACTGTTCCCATGAGCCTGATGTGCGGCCCGCAGGACGCTAAGCAGGGCGCCTGGCCCTGCCCGGTGATTCCTTTCGCGGTGAACGTGGTGCAGTACCCGGTGCCCAGCGGCCGGCGCTGCTTTGCCCTCGGCCAGGCCATCCGCCGCGCGGTGGAAAGCTTCGACGAGCCGCTGAACGTGCAGATCTGGGGCACCGGCGGCATGAGCCACCAGTTGCAAGGCCCACGCGCCGGCCTGATCAACCGCGAGTGGGACCAGCGCTTCCTGGACCGACTGATCGCCGAGCCCGCCGCGCTGTCGCAGCTGCCGCACATCGACTATGTGCGCGAAGCCGGCAGCGAAGGCATCGAGCTGGTGATGTGGCTCATCGCCCGCGGCGCCATGGCCGACGTGGCCGGTGGCCCGGCGCCGAAGGTGGCGCACCGCTTCTACCACGTGCCCGCGTCGAACACGGCGGTGGGCCATCTGATCCTGGAGAACCAAGCATGA
- a CDS encoding putative dehydrogenase (PFAM: Oxidoreductase family, NAD-binding Rossmann fold): MTIRVALAGAGAFGIKHLDAIQNIDGVQVTSIISRELEKTREVAARYGIGHCSTDLADSLARADVDAVILCTPTQMHASQTLACLAAGKHVQVEIPLCDLLKDGEAVVAAARQSGKVAMCGHTRRFNPSHQWVHKKIGAGEFNIQQMDVQTYFFRRSNMNALGQTRSWTDHLLWHHAAHTVDLFAYQAGSPIVAANAIQGPLHPTLGIAMDMSIQLKAANGAICTLSLSFNNDGPLGSFFRYIGDSGTYLARYDDLFNGKEEKIDVSQVDVSMNGIELQDREFFAAIRDGREPNASVAQVLPCYQVLHRLEQQLLA; the protein is encoded by the coding sequence ATGACGATTCGTGTCGCCCTGGCCGGCGCCGGTGCCTTCGGCATCAAGCACCTGGACGCCATCCAAAACATCGACGGTGTTCAGGTCACGTCCATCATCAGCCGCGAGCTGGAGAAGACCCGCGAGGTGGCCGCCAGGTACGGCATCGGCCACTGCAGCACCGACCTGGCCGACAGCCTGGCCCGCGCTGACGTGGACGCGGTGATCCTGTGCACGCCCACGCAGATGCACGCCAGCCAGACCCTGGCCTGCCTGGCCGCGGGCAAGCACGTGCAGGTGGAAATTCCGCTTTGCGACCTGCTGAAGGACGGCGAAGCCGTGGTGGCCGCGGCCCGGCAAAGCGGCAAGGTGGCCATGTGCGGCCACACCCGGCGCTTCAACCCCAGCCACCAGTGGGTGCACAAGAAGATCGGCGCGGGCGAATTCAACATCCAGCAGATGGATGTTCAGACCTATTTTTTCCGCCGTAGCAACATGAACGCGCTGGGACAGACGCGCAGCTGGACCGACCACCTGCTGTGGCACCACGCCGCCCACACCGTGGACCTGTTCGCCTACCAGGCGGGCAGCCCCATCGTGGCGGCCAACGCCATCCAGGGGCCCCTCCACCCCACGCTGGGCATCGCCATGGACATGAGCATCCAGCTCAAGGCCGCCAACGGCGCCATCTGCACGCTGAGCCTGTCCTTCAACAACGACGGGCCGCTGGGCAGCTTCTTCCGCTACATCGGCGACAGCGGCACCTACCTCGCCCGCTACGACGACCTGTTCAACGGCAAGGAAGAAAAGATCGACGTCAGCCAGGTGGACGTGTCGATGAACGGCATCGAGCTGCAGGACCGCGAGTTCTTCGCCGCCATCCGTGACGGCCGCGAACCCAATGCCAGCGTGGCCCAGGTGCTGCCCTGCTACCAGGTGCTGCACAGGCTGGAGCAGCAACTGCTCGCCTGA
- a CDS encoding lysophospholipase L1-like esterase (PFAM: GDSL-like Lipase/Acylhydrolase), which yields MLMNLTRRAVWRLGAALLAGATLLPLPAPARDGDDSRWIGTWSASPQTVDPPFIAANPAQFDNQTLRQVVRTSLGGQRLRVRFTNEFGRLPLVIGAATVARWAGGANIVPGSDRKLRFGGKDSITLAPGAPALSDAVDFDLPPLSDLVISLHLPRATAATSFHSLGVATTYVSTPGDYSAAVVMPVGASVLSSHFVSGVNVVGSTRNAAIVAVGDSITDGFASTPDANRRWPNLLAQRLQAQRSLRHIAVLNQGISGNRTLFDTIGPNAQARFDRDALNAPGARWVILLEGINNLGIPGLLGRASEVVSAEDIIAGHQQMIARAHERGLLIYGATLTPYEGTTIPGYFTVEGEAKRQAVNRWIRSSGAFDAVIDFDKAIRDPANPTRMLPAYDSGDHLHPNDAGYQAMANAIDLRLFRRNGDDD from the coding sequence ATGTTGATGAACCTGACCCGCCGCGCGGTGTGGCGGCTGGGCGCCGCCTTGCTGGCCGGTGCCACCCTTCTGCCCCTGCCGGCCCCAGCCCGTGACGGCGACGACAGCCGCTGGATCGGCACCTGGAGCGCCAGCCCGCAGACCGTCGACCCGCCCTTCATTGCCGCCAACCCGGCACAGTTCGACAACCAGACCCTCCGGCAGGTGGTGCGCACCAGCCTGGGCGGGCAGCGCCTGCGGGTGCGCTTCACCAACGAATTCGGCAGGCTGCCGCTGGTGATCGGTGCGGCCACGGTGGCGCGCTGGGCCGGCGGCGCGAACATCGTGCCGGGCTCCGACCGCAAACTGCGCTTCGGCGGCAAGGACAGCATCACCCTGGCCCCCGGCGCACCGGCCCTGAGCGATGCGGTGGACTTCGACCTGCCGCCGCTGTCCGACCTGGTGATCAGCCTGCACCTGCCGCGCGCCACCGCGGCCACCAGCTTCCATTCGCTGGGGGTGGCCACCACCTACGTGTCCACGCCCGGCGACTACAGCGCCGCGGTGGTGATGCCGGTGGGTGCCAGCGTGCTGTCGTCCCACTTCGTCAGCGGGGTGAACGTGGTCGGCAGCACCCGCAACGCCGCCATCGTGGCGGTGGGCGACTCCATCACCGACGGCTTCGCTTCCACCCCGGACGCCAACCGGCGCTGGCCCAACCTGCTGGCCCAGCGCCTGCAAGCCCAGCGTTCGCTGCGCCACATCGCGGTGCTGAACCAGGGCATCAGCGGCAACCGCACCCTGTTCGACACCATCGGCCCGAACGCGCAGGCGCGCTTTGACCGCGACGCCCTGAACGCGCCCGGCGCACGCTGGGTCATCCTGCTGGAAGGCATCAACAACCTGGGCATCCCGGGCCTGCTGGGCCGGGCGTCGGAGGTGGTGAGCGCCGAGGACATCATCGCCGGCCACCAGCAGATGATCGCCCGCGCGCACGAGCGCGGCCTGCTGATCTACGGCGCCACGCTCACGCCCTATGAAGGCACCACCATCCCGGGCTACTTCACGGTCGAGGGCGAGGCCAAGCGCCAGGCCGTGAACCGCTGGATCCGCAGCAGCGGCGCCTTCGACGCGGTGATCGACTTCGACAAGGCCATCCGCGACCCGGCCAACCCCACGCGCATGCTGCCCGCCTACGACAGCGGCGACCACCTGCACCCCAACGATGCCGGCTACCAGGCCATGGCCAATGCCATCGACCTGCGGCTGTTCCGGCGCAACGGGGACGACGACTGA
- a CDS encoding putative Fe-S-cluster redox enzyme (TIGRFAM: 23S rRNA m2A2503 methyltransferase): protein MQLTDLRQRLRALGANPKHEARVLRQWARALPQDGGKRRIEDFLPKPLREALPAMQAELDGLVRLHSRHPGEDGSERLLLDLADGQQVEAVLLPRGGLCVSSQVGCAVGCAFCMTGVGGLQRQLGSAEIVAQVALARGLRAVNKVVFMGMGEPAHNLDAVLDAIQLLGQEGGIGHKNLVFSTVGDERAFQALGAGTVKPALALSLHTTRDELRAELLPRAPRISPANLVAHAEAYARATAYPVQYQWTLLEGVNDTPEELDGIVALLTGRYGVLNMIPYNAVPGLPFQRPSWERAAEIARSLHRRGILTKLRHSAGQDVDGGCGQLRARAEPRIVRVHRGTASTSNP, encoded by the coding sequence ATGCAACTGACGGACCTTCGCCAGCGCCTGCGCGCCCTGGGGGCCAACCCGAAACACGAAGCTCGGGTGCTGCGCCAGTGGGCCCGTGCGCTGCCTCAGGACGGCGGCAAGCGCCGCATCGAGGACTTCCTGCCCAAGCCCCTGCGCGAAGCCCTGCCGGCCATGCAGGCCGAGCTGGACGGCCTGGTGCGCCTGCATTCGCGCCACCCGGGTGAAGACGGCAGCGAGCGCCTGCTGCTGGACCTGGCCGACGGCCAGCAGGTGGAAGCCGTGCTGCTGCCGCGCGGCGGGCTGTGCGTGTCCAGCCAGGTGGGCTGTGCGGTGGGCTGCGCCTTCTGCATGACCGGGGTGGGCGGCCTGCAGCGCCAGCTGGGCAGCGCCGAGATCGTGGCCCAGGTGGCGCTGGCGCGTGGCCTGCGCGCGGTGAACAAGGTGGTGTTCATGGGCATGGGCGAGCCGGCCCACAACCTGGACGCGGTGCTGGACGCCATCCAGCTGCTGGGCCAGGAAGGCGGCATCGGCCACAAGAACCTGGTGTTTTCCACGGTGGGCGACGAGCGTGCCTTCCAGGCGCTGGGCGCGGGGACCGTGAAGCCGGCGCTGGCGCTGTCGCTGCACACCACCCGCGACGAGCTGCGCGCCGAACTGCTGCCACGCGCGCCGCGCATCAGCCCGGCCAACCTGGTGGCCCATGCCGAGGCCTACGCCCGCGCCACCGCCTACCCGGTGCAGTACCAGTGGACCCTGCTGGAAGGCGTGAACGACACGCCCGAAGAACTGGACGGCATCGTGGCGCTGCTGACTGGCCGTTACGGCGTGCTGAACATGATTCCCTACAACGCGGTGCCCGGCCTGCCTTTCCAGCGCCCCAGCTGGGAGCGCGCCGCCGAAATCGCCCGCAGCCTGCACCGCCGCGGCATCCTGACCAAGCTGCGCCATTCGGCCGGGCAGGACGTGGACGGCGGCTGCGGCCAGCTGCGTGCCCGGGCCGAACCGCGCATCGTGCGTGTGCACCGCGGTACCGCGTCCACCTCCAACCCCTGA
- a CDS encoding putative oxidoreductase, aryl-alcohol dehydrogenase like protein (PFAM: Aldo/keto reductase family) — MQQRTIGPFQVSAIGLGCMNLSHAYGPPPPDEHGVALIHRALDLGVNFFDTAALYGFGANETLVGRALKAHRSKITLASKCGLHGVDGKRVVDGRPETLKWSCEQSLKRLGTEAIDLFYLHRWDKTVPIEDSVGALADLVKQGKVRTLGLSEVSAATLKRAHAVHPIVALQTEYSLWTRNPEIAVLQACRDIGAAFVAFSPVARGFLSNTPPDPAAFAPNDIRRSMPRFDATNWPANLALLPGIRALAAEAGCTVAKLALAWLLAKAPHIVPIPGTSSIAHLEDDLGAAAVTLSPDLIARAEALVNQHTVRGARYDPAAQAGVDTEEFA, encoded by the coding sequence ATGCAACAACGCACCATCGGTCCCTTCCAGGTCAGCGCCATCGGCCTGGGCTGCATGAACCTCAGCCATGCCTATGGTCCGCCGCCGCCGGACGAACACGGCGTGGCCCTGATCCACCGCGCACTGGACCTGGGTGTTAACTTCTTCGACACTGCCGCGCTGTACGGCTTCGGCGCCAACGAAACCCTGGTGGGCAGGGCGCTGAAGGCGCATCGCTCGAAGATCACGCTCGCCAGCAAGTGCGGCCTGCACGGCGTGGACGGCAAGCGGGTGGTGGACGGCCGCCCGGAAACCTTGAAATGGAGCTGCGAGCAGAGCCTGAAGCGCCTGGGCACCGAGGCCATCGACCTGTTCTACCTGCACCGCTGGGACAAGACCGTGCCCATCGAGGACAGCGTGGGCGCCCTGGCCGACCTGGTGAAACAGGGCAAGGTGCGCACCCTCGGCCTGTCCGAGGTGTCCGCCGCCACGCTGAAGCGCGCCCATGCGGTGCACCCCATCGTGGCGCTGCAGACCGAGTATTCGCTCTGGACCCGCAACCCGGAAATCGCAGTGCTGCAGGCCTGCCGCGACATTGGCGCCGCTTTCGTGGCCTTCAGCCCCGTGGCGCGCGGCTTCCTCAGCAACACCCCGCCGGACCCGGCCGCCTTCGCCCCCAACGACATCCGCCGCAGCATGCCGCGCTTTGACGCCACGAACTGGCCGGCCAACCTGGCGCTGCTGCCGGGCATCCGGGCGCTGGCGGCCGAAGCCGGCTGCACGGTGGCCAAGTTGGCCCTGGCCTGGCTGCTGGCCAAGGCGCCGCACATCGTGCCGATCCCCGGCACCTCCTCCATCGCCCACCTGGAAGACGACCTGGGGGCGGCGGCCGTGACCCTGTCGCCGGACCTGATCGCCCGGGCCGAAGCGCTGGTGAACCAGCACACGGTGCGCGGCGCGCGCTACGACCCGGCGGCCCAGGCCGGGGTGGACACCGAAGAGTTCGCCTGA
- a CDS encoding protein of unknown function (DUF1521) (PFAM: Domain of Unknown Function (DUF1521)), with product MSFGTQSIMQGGCVQPPRCHDSSNPTHASTRMEGGQAVFENDNYKITAGDNNTVTITNKHTGECYQAWGDPHMKVDGQQAFDFWGTTTLKLEDGTKVTIETTPWANNPEMTLSSKITITNGDYGAQISGIDTNKCGDLHIDEAKGWGGLLDAVVTDGNTIQENPAGQGFLGMDCHGNIKKVDQNYINDTDLKKGGAPKQGDDQPAPAPGLGNEQLQDFAREAFKALSGLIGLSFLGGFLSGLNGGGQHGCHPGGEVPLPGPRPEPRPRPPEQGPHHGHHGHHGHHGHHGHHGHHHGHHCHPQPLLLSLVRLF from the coding sequence ATGAGCTTCGGCACACAGTCCATCATGCAAGGCGGATGCGTCCAGCCGCCGCGCTGCCACGACAGCAGCAACCCCACCCATGCCAGCACGCGCATGGAAGGCGGCCAGGCGGTGTTCGAGAACGACAACTACAAGATCACCGCGGGCGACAACAACACCGTCACCATCACCAACAAGCACACCGGCGAGTGCTACCAGGCCTGGGGCGACCCCCACATGAAGGTGGACGGCCAGCAGGCCTTTGACTTCTGGGGCACCACCACGCTGAAGCTGGAAGACGGCACCAAGGTGACGATCGAGACCACGCCCTGGGCCAACAACCCCGAGATGACCCTGTCCAGCAAGATCACCATCACCAATGGCGACTACGGTGCCCAGATCAGCGGCATCGACACCAACAAGTGCGGCGACCTGCACATCGACGAAGCCAAGGGCTGGGGCGGCCTGCTGGACGCCGTGGTGACAGACGGCAACACCATCCAGGAGAACCCGGCCGGCCAGGGCTTCCTGGGCATGGACTGCCACGGCAACATCAAGAAGGTGGACCAGAACTACATCAACGACACCGACCTGAAAAAGGGCGGCGCGCCCAAGCAGGGCGACGACCAGCCGGCACCGGCCCCGGGCCTGGGCAACGAGCAACTGCAGGACTTCGCCCGCGAGGCCTTCAAGGCGCTCAGCGGCCTGATCGGGCTGTCCTTCCTGGGGGGCTTCCTCAGCGGCTTGAACGGCGGTGGCCAGCACGGCTGCCACCCGGGCGGCGAGGTTCCGCTGCCGGGTCCGCGTCCCGAGCCCCGGCCCCGCCCGCCCGAGCAGGGTCCGCACCACGGCCATCACGGCCACCATGGGCACCACGGCCATCATGGGCACCACGGCCACCACCATGGCCACCACTGCCACCCTCAGCCCCTGCTGCTGAGCCTGGTGCGCCTGTTCTGA
- a CDS encoding flagellar biogenesis protein (PFAM: Flagellar biosynthesis protein, FliO), whose product MESFALSFASMLLALAVVLALAWLVLRLMQRRLQPGPAVPGVADDALRFVRALPVGAKERVVIVEHRGARWMLGVTAGGISTIAHWPAGAEAPQPPAAP is encoded by the coding sequence ATGGAATCCTTCGCACTGAGCTTTGCCAGCATGCTGCTGGCGCTGGCCGTGGTTCTGGCCCTGGCCTGGTTGGTCCTGCGGCTGATGCAGCGCCGCCTGCAACCCGGCCCGGCCGTGCCCGGCGTGGCCGACGACGCCTTGCGCTTCGTCCGCGCGCTGCCGGTGGGCGCCAAGGAGCGGGTGGTGATCGTGGAACACCGCGGCGCCCGCTGGATGCTGGGCGTGACGGCCGGCGGCATCAGCACCATTGCGCATTGGCCGGCGGGGGCCGAAGCCCCCCAGCCGCCTGCGGCACCCTGA
- a CDS encoding flagellar biosynthesis pathway, component FlhB (PFAM: FlhB HrpN YscU SpaS Family~TIGRFAM: type III secretion protein, YscU/HrpY family) has protein sequence MSDKNDGGDKTEKPTPKRLEDARKKGDISKSREVTSTAVLAAALALGMLSLGYATDRLAALLQNLFSLVAQGWGEGGFAGVVRSLGMQAMEAALLLSALLMVPLAALGLLVEFLQAGPVMSFEKLKPKLENLNPVAGVKKMFSMDSLVEVLKAVLKTALLFLVGWLLVRSALPQMVGLAGLGPQSVPRMVDLLGSLTLRLLTWTVALFALLSLLDAAYQRFSFTKKMRMSIRDIKQEMKESEGDPHVKQHRRQAAQEWSQRNSAQAARNANVLVVNPTHVAIAIHYDRDTSPVPTIAAKGEDEEARVMREAAFEAGVPVVRNVPLARDLLARGEVGEIIPADLFDIIAEVVLWAREVRAEVALQRGDTIVPTDIAQRRTVAAPGEDLTQYPKQAPWNPSH, from the coding sequence ATGTCCGACAAGAACGACGGCGGCGACAAGACCGAAAAGCCCACACCCAAGCGGCTGGAGGACGCGCGCAAGAAGGGCGACATCTCCAAGAGCCGCGAAGTCACCAGCACCGCGGTGCTGGCCGCCGCGCTGGCCCTGGGCATGCTGTCCCTGGGCTACGCCACCGACCGCCTGGCCGCCCTGCTGCAGAACCTGTTCAGCCTGGTGGCGCAGGGCTGGGGCGAAGGCGGCTTTGCCGGCGTGGTGCGCAGCCTGGGCATGCAGGCGATGGAAGCGGCGCTGCTGCTGTCGGCGCTGCTGATGGTGCCGCTGGCGGCCTTGGGGCTGCTGGTGGAGTTCCTGCAGGCCGGCCCGGTGATGAGCTTCGAGAAGCTGAAGCCCAAGCTGGAGAACCTGAACCCGGTGGCCGGGGTGAAGAAGATGTTCTCGATGGACAGCCTGGTGGAGGTGCTGAAGGCGGTGCTGAAGACCGCGCTGCTGTTCCTGGTGGGCTGGCTGCTGGTGCGCTCCGCCCTGCCGCAGATGGTGGGCCTGGCCGGCCTGGGGCCACAGTCGGTGCCGCGCATGGTGGACCTGCTGGGCAGCCTGACCCTGCGCCTGCTGACCTGGACGGTGGCACTGTTCGCGCTGCTGTCGCTGCTGGACGCGGCCTACCAGCGCTTTTCCTTCACCAAGAAGATGCGCATGAGCATCCGCGACATCAAGCAGGAAATGAAGGAAAGCGAAGGCGATCCGCATGTGAAGCAGCACCGGCGCCAGGCGGCCCAGGAATGGAGCCAGCGCAACTCGGCCCAGGCCGCGCGCAACGCCAACGTGCTGGTGGTCAACCCCACCCACGTGGCCATTGCCATCCACTACGACCGCGACACCTCGCCGGTGCCCACCATCGCCGCCAAGGGCGAGGACGAAGAAGCGCGCGTCATGCGCGAAGCCGCCTTCGAAGCCGGCGTGCCGGTGGTGCGCAACGTGCCGCTGGCGCGCGACCTGCTGGCCCGCGGCGAGGTGGGCGAAATCATCCCGGCCGACCTGTTCGACATCATTGCCGAGGTGGTGCTGTGGGCCCGCGAGGTGCGCGCTGAAGTGGCGCTGCAGCGCGGCGATACCATCGTCCCGACCGACATCGCCCAACGCCGCACTGTGGCCGCGCCGGGTGAAGACCTGACCCAGTACCCGAAACAAGCGCCATGGAATCCTTCGCACTGA
- a CDS encoding type III secretion protein SpaR/YscT/HrcT (PFAM: Bacterial export proteins, family 1~TIGRFAM: type III secretion protein SpaR/YscT/HrcT) has product MDLFAAYGSLSDIALLLGLASTRVAVALLLVPLFTADLIPALVRGALFMALGSLGLLVAPVPQPQAYSLMQWMSMFATEAFIGAAIGFLFGGMLWAFEAAGQIIDTKVGTTQGQLSDPLSGHQTTLTGALFARLGSWVFMAGGGFMVLVGVLIQSYALWPVRTPLPALTLAGTALFENELGRIMLLTLALSAPALVMLHLVEGVLGLINRFAQQLNVFSLSMSIKAVASIWVIWLQLGLMMQLLQDELLGRGGIVIQSLKGLLGH; this is encoded by the coding sequence ATGGACCTGTTCGCCGCCTACGGCAGCCTGTCCGACATCGCCTTGCTGCTGGGCCTGGCGTCCACCCGGGTGGCGGTGGCGCTGCTGCTGGTGCCGCTGTTCACCGCCGACCTGATCCCGGCGCTGGTGCGCGGCGCGCTGTTCATGGCCCTGGGCTCGCTGGGCCTGCTGGTGGCGCCGGTGCCCCAGCCGCAGGCCTATTCGCTGATGCAGTGGATGAGCATGTTTGCCACCGAGGCCTTCATCGGCGCGGCCATCGGCTTCCTGTTCGGCGGCATGCTGTGGGCCTTCGAGGCCGCAGGCCAGATCATCGACACCAAGGTGGGCACCACCCAGGGCCAGCTCAGCGACCCGCTGTCGGGCCACCAGACCACCCTCACCGGGGCGCTGTTCGCCCGCCTGGGCAGCTGGGTGTTCATGGCCGGCGGCGGCTTCATGGTGCTGGTGGGGGTGTTGATCCAGAGCTACGCGCTGTGGCCGGTGCGCACCCCACTGCCGGCGCTCACCCTGGCCGGCACGGCCCTGTTCGAAAACGAACTGGGCCGCATCATGCTGCTGACGCTGGCCCTGTCGGCCCCGGCCCTGGTGATGCTGCACCTGGTGGAAGGCGTGCTGGGCCTGATCAACCGCTTTGCGCAGCAGCTGAACGTGTTTTCGCTGTCCATGTCCATCAAGGCGGTGGCGTCCATCTGGGTCATCTGGCTGCAACTCGGGCTGATGATGCAGTTGCTGCAGGACGAACTGCTGGGCCGGGGCGGCATCGTCATCCAGTCGCTCAAGGGCTTGTTGGGGCACTGA
- a CDS encoding type III secretion protein, HrpO family (PFAM: Bacterial export proteins, family 3~TIGRFAM: type III secretion protein, HrpO family) encodes MLHGDIIQLTQQALWFVLLLSAPPIVVAAVVGLLIAFVQAATQLQEQTLQYVAKFFAIVITLFITASLLGGGLYQFGDRVFSNFAQLVRSR; translated from the coding sequence ATGCTGCACGGCGACATCATCCAGTTGACGCAGCAGGCGCTGTGGTTCGTGCTGCTGCTGTCGGCACCGCCCATCGTGGTGGCCGCGGTGGTGGGCCTGCTGATCGCCTTCGTGCAGGCCGCCACCCAGTTGCAGGAACAGACCCTGCAATACGTGGCCAAGTTCTTCGCCATCGTCATCACGCTGTTCATCACCGCATCGCTGTTGGGCGGGGGGCTGTACCAGTTCGGGGACCGGGTGTTTTCCAACTTCGCCCAGCTGGTCAGAAGCCGTTGA